A genomic region of Pelodiscus sinensis isolate JC-2024 chromosome 1, ASM4963464v1, whole genome shotgun sequence contains the following coding sequences:
- the ZBED4 gene encoding zinc finger BED domain-containing protein 4 has translation MEKNKTYSSKMVSNFVLDEINNLKVEQEEESINNCTLEGMDIKNEPEDFKHTDSSDEQEDKEKHLISNNPVKYLSTENEDDYGSLFSQYSSTLYDVAMEAVTQSLLSSRNISSRKKSPAWNHFFISPRDSTKAICMYCMKEFSRGKNEKDLSTSCLMRHVRRAHPTVLIQENGSIPGLSSFSSPSLLLSPQSADVGDLSAVLSPIKLVKKIASKIPSPDQVIEESVSVVSSKEVSDLPVSEKCSKEEVMVRSSPPLPHNQYDETMENVVEKTVPIPKSTSGSRRRSAVWKHFYLSPSDNSKAVCIHCMNEFSRGKNGKDLGTSCLIRHMWRAHRSIVLQENGGGTSIPPLYSAPPTLLPSLVPFDGDLNSGSSSPGKLIKESMSASSSPDRMAEEIHSTLPSGDSLVEDSSVLSSDDIGEASLVSSPEKQCEGLSPLIFEHSSVFQQNKRIMKRLKSEVWHHFSLSPVDSLKAVCRYCSCMISRGKKGDVGTSCLMRHLYRRHPEVIGNQKSFIDASLANSPYATLASAECSSSKLIDLPPMVTNGNPIIYPVSSKKTSKLWNHFSVCSADSTKVICMHCGHTISRGKKPTNLGTSCLLRHLQRFHNNVLKTDVSETVLSSSVDNHMPLSTELLGSSTFDETNDKFCDSHPVAKKITSLVAEMIALDLQPYSFVDNIGFNRLLEYLQPQYSLPSPSYFSRTAIPEMYDNVKQIIISHLKEAESGLIHFTSGIWMSNQTREYLTLTAHWVSFESSFRPQCEDYHCSALLNVSQIDCDYNGISIQKQLEYWWEAWITSIGLQIGITVTDNQSIGKTLNESDYSSVQCFGHTVNLIVNEAIKSQRMVQNLLSIARKICERVHRSAKAKEKLAELQKEYELPQHQLIQDVPSKWNTSFHMLERLIEQKRAIDEMSIECSFRELISCDQWEVMQSVCHALKPFEVASREMSTHMSTLSQVIPVIHILNRKIDMLFEETVGIDTMLKSLKEAMVSRLSSTLHDPRYIFATLLDPRYKTSLFTEEEAEQYKLDLIRELEILSSTSDNKPVSNGCDIGSPSTNSYREDNLCSLMADMKKSKDLKEKAKLPEEMVLSYLEEEVLEHKCDPLTYWNFKKSSWPVLSKLAVRFLGCPPSIVSSERLFNTSNENSSFSQSRLMIEHFEKLIFLKVNLPLIYFQY, from the coding sequence ATGGAAAAAAATAAGACCTATTCCTCAAAAATGGTTAGTAACTTTGTGTTAGATGAAATCAACAATTTAAAAGTAGAGCAAGAAGAAGAAAGTATAAATAATTGTACTTTGGAAGGAATGGATATAAAAAATGAACCTGAAGATTTCAAACATACAGACAGTAGTGATGAACAAGAAGacaaagaaaaacatttaatCAGTAATAATCCTGTCAAATATTTATCCACAGAAAATGAAGATGATTATGGATCTCTGTTTTCTCAATACAGTAGCACTCTTTATGATGTAGCAATGGAAGCTGTGACACAAAGCCTCCTTTCTAGTAGAAACATAAGCTCCCGGAAAAAATCCCCTGCTTGGAATCATTTTTTTATATCTCCTCGAGACAGCACTAAAGCAATATGTATGTACTGTATGAAAGAATTTAGTAGGGGTAAAAATGAAAAGGACCTAAGTACAAGTTGCCTTATGAGGCATGTGAGGCGCGCTCATCCTACTGTCCTTATTCAAGAAAACGGAAGTATTCCGGGTCTATCTTCTTTTTCTTCGCCTTCATTGTTACTGTCTCCTCAATCTGCAGATGTTGGAGATTTAAGTGCTGTGTTATCACCTATAAAACTGGTCAAGAAAATTGCTTCTAAGATACCATCTCCAGATCAAGTAATTGAGGAATCTGTTTCTGTCGTCTCTTCTAAAGAAGTATCAGACCTGCCAGTTTCTGAAAAATGCAGCAAAGAAGAAGTTATGGTCAGGTCATCTCCACCCTTACCACACAATCAGTATGATGAAACTATGGAGAATGTAGTGGAAAAAACTGTTCCAATTCCAAAGAGTACATCAGGTTCTAGAAGAAGATCTGCTGTctggaaacatttttatttgtctCCGTCAGATAATTCTAAAGCAGTCTGCATCCACTGTATGAATGAATTCAGTAGAGGAAAGAATGGAAAAGATCTCGGAACTAGTTGCTTAATAAGGCACATGTGGCGAGCCCATCGTTCCATTGTTTTGCAGGAGAATGGTGGTGGTACAAGCATACCACCCTTGTATTCTGCTCCTCCAACTTTATTGCCTTCTTTAGTGCCCTTCGATGGTGATCTGAATTCTGGGTCGTCCTCTCCAGGAAAACTGATTAAAGAATCAATGTCTGCTTCTTCTTCTCCAGATAGAATGGCAGAGGAAATCCATTCTACTCTCCCTTCTGGAGATTCTCTGGTGGAAGACTCATCAGTATTGTCATCTGATGATATAGGTGAAGCCTCTTTAGTGTCTTCTCCTGAGAAGCAATGTGAGGGATTAAGTCCATTGATATTTGAACATAGCTCTGTGTTTCAGCAGAATAAAAGGATTATGAAAAGGCTTAAATCAGAAGTTTGGCATCATTTTTCACTGTCTCCCGTAGACAGTCTAAAAGCTGTATGTAGGTACTGCAGTTGTATGATAAGTCGTGGCAAAAAAGGAGATGTAGGGACAAGCTGCTTGATGAGACATTTATATAGACGCCACCCTGAGGTGATTGGGAACCAAAAAAGCTTTATAGATGCAAGTTTGGCAAATTCTCCTTATGCTACTTTGGCTTCTGCAGAATGTTCATCTTCAAAATTGATTGACTTACCCCCTATGGTTACAAATGGTAATCCGATTATATATCCTGTCAGTAGCAAGAAGACCTCAAAACTGTGGAATCACTTTTCAGTTTGTTCTGCAGATTCAACTAAAGTAATATGTATGCACTGTGGACATACAATAAGCAGAGGGAAAAAGCCAACAAATTTGGGTACAAGTTGCCTTCTAAGACATTTGCAGCGGTTTCATAACAATGTGCTGAAAACTGATGTTTCAGAGACAGTGTTATCCTCTTCTGTGGATAATCACATGCCACTGAGCACAGAATTATTAGGATCTTCAACCTTTGATGAAACCAATGACAAGTTTTGTGATTCTCACCCAGTTGCCAAAAAAATTACAAGTCTTGTAGCTGAAATGATTGCACTCGACCTTCAGCCATATTCTTTTGTAGACAACATTGGCTTTAACAGGCTGCTTGAATACTTGCAACCTCAGTATTCTTTACCTTCACCGTCATATTTTTCTAGGACAGCAATTCCAGAAATGTATGATAATGTGAAACAAATAATTATTTCACATCTGAAAGAAGCTGAAAGCGGACTAATACATTTTACATCAGGAATATGGATGAGCAATCAAACACGGGAATATCTAACGCTCACTGCTCACTGGGTATCATTTGAGTCCTCATTTAGACCACAGTGTGAAGATTACCATTGTTCAGCACTTTTAAATGTGTCACAGATTGATTGCGACTACAATGGCATCAGTATTCAAAAACAACTAGAATATTGGTGGGAAGCCTGGATAACTTCCATTGGCCTTCAGATTGGGATTACTGTTACAGATAATCAGAGTATAGGGAAAACATTAAATGAAAGTGATTATTCAAGTGTGCAATGTTTTGGTCACACTGTTAATCTCATAGTAAATGAGGCTATTAAAAGTCAGAGAATGGTTCAAAATTTGCTTAGTATTGCAAGAAAGATTTGTGAACGTGTTCATCGGTCTGCAAAAGCAAAGGAGAAATTAGCAGAGTTACAAAAAGAATATGAGTTGCCTCAGCATCAACTTATTCAGGATGTTCCATCCAAATGGAATACATCGTTCCATATGCTTGAACGCTTAATTGAACAGAAAAGAGCAATTGATGAAATGTCAATAGAGTGCAGCTTTAGGGAGCTGATAAGTTGCGATCAGTGGGAAGTTATGCAGTCTGTGTGTCACGCTCTGAAACCGTTTGAAGTTGCGAGTCGAGAGATGAGTACTCACATGTCCACTTTAAGCCAGGTGATTCCAGTGATTCACATACTTAACAGAAAAATAGACATGTTGTTTGAGGAAACAGTGGGCATTGACACTATGTTAAAATCCTTGAAAGAAGCTATGGTAAGTAGATTGTCCAGCACGCTTCATGATCCAAGGTACATTTTTGCTACACTTTTAGACCCTCGCTACAAAACATCCTTATTTACAGAAGAGGAGGCTGAACAGTATAAACTGGACTTAATCAGGGAACTGGAAATATTGAGTTCTACCTCAGATAATAAACCTGTTTCTAATGGGTGTGATATAGGTTCACCATCTACAAACTCCTATAGGGAGGATAATCTTTGTTCACTTATGGCTGACATGAAAAAATCAAAAGATCTAAAAGAGAAGGCAAAGTTACCAGAGGAAATGGTGCTCTCATACTTGGAGGAAGAAGTGCTTGAGCATAAGTGTGACCCACTAACTTACTGGAACTTTAAGAAGTCATCTTGGCCAGTATTGTCAAAATTGGCTGTTAGATTCTTGGGTTGTCCACCAAGTATTGTTTCTTCTGAGAGATTGTTCAATACATCCAATGAAAACAGCAGCTTTAGTCAGTCAAGGTTAATGATTGAACACTTTGAAAAACTTATCTTTTTGAAAGTGAATCTTCCCTTAATATACTTCCAGTATTGA